In Labrus bergylta chromosome 5, fLabBer1.1, whole genome shotgun sequence, the genomic window TGCTCTCCTGCGTCTGTCCACTGATGCTTCTCTCAACAACAAAGTCCAGCTCGGTGCTCTGCCCCCCTCCGGTCAGGTCCTGCCCAACAATAACCTTTGCTACATCACCGGCTGGGGACGCACTCAGAGTGAGTCAACCCACAGAGTCCAACAgttatattactttttatttatttcaatatttatCTGCAATAAAACTACTCAATGGTAAATACATCTGAGCTTGCATCAGCACTGTTCTAGttattttacactgcaggtcacactgaCCCATTCACtcccattcacacacttcacagaggctgctatgtaaagtgtccatcaggaTTCATTTATCccaacacaaaccacaaacCACCACCAAAGCAGCAAGTTTCACTGTCTTGCCAAAGGGCACATGGACATGTGGCTGCTATTGTCCTGCTCTAAACGTTGTATTCTAACACATGAATGATGATGTTTCTCCTGTTTTCCTCAGCTGGTGGTCAGCTGTCCGCTCAGCTGAAGCAGGCCTACCTCCCTGTTGTTGACCACAAAACCTGCACCAGCTACGGATGGTGGGGCAGCACAGTGAAGGACTCCATGGTTTGTGGTGGAGGCGGCAGCGAATCTGGTTGCCAGGTAAGATAGGCAGGAAAATAATGGCCCTTACATTGAGtatttcttttagaaagaacaaAAGACTTTTCTTCTGATTTCATGTATTGTCAACATCATTTCTGATAAACCTGCAGTTTTCGGCTCTTATCTGAGGCATCTGATAAAGActcaagtgatgtcacttgagtcTTTATCAGATGGTTTTTCTTACACATACAGAGAGACTACAGACAGACTATCGTGCAAAATTAGTGGCGTTCACCTTTCATTGATCccacaaatacagaaaatggCATACCTGGAGCTTTACCCACCGCACGAGGAAAATCTTGTCTAAATAAAGGGTGACAAATGAAGTGATTAATGATGATTTAAATGAAGCATAATAAATGAGTTATAAGCAATTAATCCGAAAAAAAACGTTGGGTTGCCAGGTTGTGAGTTCCCGTTGAGTAATTTGACTTTTCTGACATCTTTAGTGGGAATAAAAATACTAACACAATCTAGAGGTTCATTTATAAACAGCTCATTAAGCCTTTAGAATGGATAAGTAAATTTGACATTGTGATTTTACAGTGCAGTTCCTGGAGATTAAAAACAgcttgtcatattttttttccaacctcCGGCCAAACGTGTGTTTGCAAAAGGCTCACGATGGATCTACAAAGCATTACAAACTGATGGATTTTGAAGCTATTAGTTACAACTATTAAAATCTTATTTAAAGGATGTCTGTTGTGGCATTGAAAATTCTTCTCAGCTCACATTTTTGTGACCCAGTTTCTGCACTTCTCTCCCAAACTTCAGTGTCACCCTGTGTTAAGAACAGCAGGACTGATGTTTAAGCAcaagcagagagggagaaacactGTAAAGTCAGAATTCAGTCCCACTCCACCATGACAAAGTGAAATTGAATGCCCCCCCACTCCCCACCCACCCATCTCCCTCTGAGCTGAGGTCTGACCCCGTCCTGTCAAGAAAAGATATTTTGGGGGACACATGTGGGATTACTTGCTGCATCAGCAGGGGCGTAAGTCAGTTACAATGAACCAGGCTTGTGCTTAAACTGCACAAAGTGTCAAAGTTTTAGAAGTTCCCATTGTGTCCAAACTTTCTTGAGGCTGTAATGGATCGGACAGCGATACGGAAAGCAAGTAGGAACAAATTAATTGCATTGGAAAATTAGGTATGTGTCCTAACTCTTCTAAAAGGTCATGATTGGTTGATACtgagtatttgttttgtgttttctgtgaatTCAGGGTGACTCCGGCGGCCCTCTGAACTGCAGCGTCAACGGTCAGTGGGTGGTCCACGGTGTGACCAGCTTTGTGTCCTCCTCCGGCTGCAACGCCTACAGGAAGCCCACTGTCTTCACCCGTGTCTCCGCCTACATCAGCTGGATGAATGGAGTCAGTAAAACCAAAAATGCCTAAATGTTTaagaaaaatctttaaaacattaaTGTTGGTTAGGCTATGCATGATTTGAGTCACATATTTTAGGCAGTAACTGAAGGATTGAATAATCTTGTTCATAAACTCCTTCACCCTTTACAAAAACACGTCTACTGTATTTGAGCAGCAATTAGACAGGATTTTTGAGGATAATCACATAATGACTCATGTGTCCTTGCTTTGACAGATCATGGGTTGAGAAGAAGGACGATCGCCATGGAGACGAGCGAAAACACTCATCTCAGTTTTCTGCCAAACTCCATCAGAATAAAATCCTCTTAAAATTTGCATTTGGACTCTTGCTCCTTTGTTTGAATGTTCTTACGTGTGGGAGACAGCAGACCTTCAGCTTCAGCTTCAGATATGTAAAAGCTTCAGATATGTAAAAGCACAAGTCACTTAatgctttatatgcaattttttgatccagcagatgtcgcccttgagcaccagcatgaaacaaaactTCTCGCGGTGCATTcttgtgttagcatgccaatgctagcgatctttattatgcttgtatcttcacactgcatgtaaatttacacgaaATGAGCGTGaactagaaacgcagttaagcagtgagtacagtatgttattcttcttttctctagtccctcaattaaacaacttttatttgcgaggggaggagtcagccaccgtcccggcgatgtaaacaaagtgaaaataTGACTCAGATAACTCGgtaaacatcacagacagtgggactcgggtgttacacccattgtagaca contains:
- the LOC109980844 gene encoding elastase-1-like, with product MLRFLLLTSLAALVLAELEPQPRFLEDDSAEERVVGGEVARPNSWPWQISLQYKSGSNFYHTCGGTLIRRGWVMTAAHCVDSSRTWRVVLGDHNINSQEGTEQYMSVSRVYIHPNWNSNNVAGGWDIALLRLSTDASLNNKVQLGALPPSGQVLPNNNLCYITGWGRTQTGGQLSAQLKQAYLPVVDHKTCTSYGWWGSTVKDSMVCGGGGSESGCQGDSGGPLNCSVNGQWVVHGVTSFVSSSGCNAYRKPTVFTRVSAYISWMNGIMG